The DNA window CGCCGTCGGCCAGCGGAGCGCTTTCGAAATCGCGCAGTTCGAACAGATCGCTGCTGGGGAGGCCTTCAGCCCGCTTGACCAGCGTCCACGCCCGATATGTGCTTGTCATGACGAACCATTCTCCAGAATTGCAGGGGCCGAACGCGATCCGCGCTCGGCATAGAGGGTCAGCGCAGCGGCAATGCCGAAGCAAATGAGAGAGCCGTAAAAAGGCAGATCGGCCGACGACAGCAGCAGCCCGGCGGCAATGATCGGCCCGATGGCGAGGCCCGCGAACTGCATCGTCACCCAAAGGACGGACAGGCGGCCGCTGGGATCGAGCGTGGCGACCAGCCCGGCGCAATAGGGGAGGATCAGTATCCAGCAGAACATGTAGACGAAAGCCGCCGCCGTAAAACTCGCCCGCCCGCCGTCCAGCATGAAGATCAGAACGGCGATGCACAGGCCCGCGGCGCCCGCTGATATGGGCAGCCGCCGCCCGGCCCTGTCCCCCATGGCCGACACCAGAACGCTCGCGGCAATGCCGCCAACGGTCGCGAAGGACAGAGCGCGGGCGACCGCTTCGCCCGACATGGCGCGGTCCAGCCCCAGCACCCCGACCAGCGGCCAGGTCAGGCCGACGCCGATCAGCAGGATGAACGTCCCGAGCAGCGCGGACAGGCCATAGCCTCGGGCAGGCTTTGCACCTTTCGCATCCGTCGGCCGATGCGCCGCGACGCCTGCGGGCAGCCAGCGAAGCAGCAGAATGGCGAGCGTCGCCAGCGTGACAACAGACATGAACAGCCATTGCGGATGCCCGATGGCGTTGAGCTGGCTCAAAAGGGCCAGCATGACCGTTGTCGCGGTCAGATTTGCCGTCAGATAGATCGCAAAGATACGGTCCGGTATCGGCGTCGCCGCGATGCTTGCGGACAGGATGCCCTGAAGCGCGCCCGCCGCCAGACCCGCGATGAAGCGAGCGACAATCAGCGTCGTGAAGGCCGTGGCGTAAGCGGAAAGCAGGTTCACCGACAGGATGAGAACCAGTCCGACAAGGGCCGCCTTGCGCCGGTCGATCCGGCTCAGCCATGCCGCCACGAAAAGGGTCGTCGCCGTCGTTCCGACCATTTCCGAAGAAGTGATGAGCGCGATCTGGCTGTCGGTCAGCCCGATAGTCGTGGACATACCCGCAAGCAGCCCCGGCATGGCCACGATGATGGCGGCGCTCGCCAGCCCTGTCAGGACGATGGACATCACCGGCAGAACGCCGATCGCTCGGGGCGCAGACGTGGGCAGGGCGGCGTCGCCGTTCATCACGCGCCGATCGTCACGATGACTTTTCCGACCGCCGACCGGCTCGCCAGCCGGGCAATGGCCTCGCCGCCGCGTTCGAGCGGGAAGATCTGGTCGATCCGGGGCGTGATGCGGCCCGCCGTCCACCAGTCGATCAGTTGCAGGATGTTGCGCCGGTTATGATCCGGCGCGCGCTTGGCGAAGCCGCCCCAGAAGATGCCGCGAATGTCGCAGGATTTGAGCAGCGGCAGATTGAGCGGGATCTTCGGTATTCCGGCCGGGAAGCCCACGACCAGATAGCGCCCTTCCCACGCGATGCAGCGGAGCGCCGGTTCGGCATAGTCGCCGCCCACAGGATCGTAGATGACATGCGCGCCTTCCGGTCCCACCCGCTCCTTGAACGCCAGTCCCAGAGCGCGCGCCTGATCCCTGTCGAACGGCGCTCGGCCATAGACCATCACGTCGTCGGCTCCGGCGGCAAGGACAACCTGCGCCTTTTCCTCGCTGGACACGGCGGCCACG is part of the Sphingobium amiense genome and encodes:
- a CDS encoding MFS transporter; this translates as MNGDAALPTSAPRAIGVLPVMSIVLTGLASAAIIVAMPGLLAGMSTTIGLTDSQIALITSSEMVGTTATTLFVAAWLSRIDRRKAALVGLVLILSVNLLSAYATAFTTLIVARFIAGLAAGALQGILSASIAATPIPDRIFAIYLTANLTATTVMLALLSQLNAIGHPQWLFMSVVTLATLAILLLRWLPAGVAAHRPTDAKGAKPARGYGLSALLGTFILLIGVGLTWPLVGVLGLDRAMSGEAVARALSFATVGGIAASVLVSAMGDRAGRRLPISAGAAGLCIAVLIFMLDGGRASFTAAAFVYMFCWILILPYCAGLVATLDPSGRLSVLWVTMQFAGLAIGPIIAAGLLLSSADLPFYGSLICFGIAAALTLYAERGSRSAPAILENGSS